ATGCTCATTATGAACACAAATTACCCTGAAGAACGTCCCGGATACATCCCTGAGTATGCGGTCAAAAAAAACGCCTTGCTGCGGTCGATATTCGACCTGAGCACAAACGCCCAGCGGATGCTGGCAATGGCGTTAGCGCGGCTGCCAAAAGAGCCTAAAACTCCGGAAGACTACCGCGTCAAATTCTCCGTAAGCGATTTTTTCAAAACCTTTGGAATTGAGCGCGGAACGAACACAAACCGGCTCATTTTGAACGCCAGCGACGAATGCGCATCCAGCGTTCTCAAAATAGAGAGCCCCGATGGCGACGAACTTCAAAAATTTCCGTGGCTTTCCGAATGTACATTGCGAAAATACATAGTCTTTATTCCCGACAGGGAAACGCACGTCTCAAAATTAAATTATCACGAAGACAACGCAAAAACCGTAAAAAACCCGCCGGCGCTTTACCAGTGGGACACTGTCGTTATGGAGTTCAATCCTAAACTTTGGGAAACGCTGAAAGAATTCAAAGGCTGGTCAACTGTAGAGTTAAATGTTTTGGGAAAACTCCAATCCAAGTACGCCATCCGTTTTTACGAATGGGCTATGTCGTGGAAGGGCAAAGCGGGAAAAGACGGAAACCCGCCCGGTAAATACTGGTTTGAAATGCGCCTGGCCGACATCAGGGAAAAACTTGCCATCCCTAAATCGAAATACAAGGCAGTTAAGGAATTTAAGCGAAACGTTATAAAACTGCCCATCGAGGAATTAAACAACGCAGATATAGGGGTTAGAATAGATATAGCACCATTTAAGCGGGGGCAAGGCGTAAAACTCGACTTAATCCGTTTTGATGTTACGCTATACACGCCGGGCAAAGAAAAGCCGGCAAACAAGACTACACCGGAAGAACTGACTGAGGACACGCTTATAGAGCAATACCGGGACATTTACCAACCTGCCTACGATTTGGAAAAAGAAACCCGCATACAGCAAAGCCTTTTTGCCGAGCACCCGCGATTGCTAGAGCCGCTGGCGCGGCAAGCCGGACTGAATGCAGTTAGGGCGCATATAAAAGCAACACAAAAAAAGCGGGGGAGACCGCGAAAAGCGAGGTGCGAAAACGAGGGGACGCCCTAAAATTTGTGAAAATGGAATTTTAGAA
The DNA window shown above is from Candidatus Azobacteroides pseudotrichonymphae genomovar. CFP2 and carries:
- a CDS encoding replication initiation protein codes for the protein MNTNYPEERPGYIPEYAVKKNALLRSIFDLSTNAQRMLAMALARLPKEPKTPEDYRVKFSVSDFFKTFGIERGTNTNRLILNASDECASSVLKIESPDGDELQKFPWLSECTLRKYIVFIPDRETHVSKLNYHEDNAKTVKNPPALYQWDTVVMEFNPKLWETLKEFKGWSTVELNVLGKLQSKYAIRFYEWAMSWKGKAGKDGNPPGKYWFEMRLADIREKLAIPKSKYKAVKEFKRNVIKLPIEELNNADIGVRIDIAPFKRGQGVKLDLIRFDVTLYTPGKEKPANKTTPEELTEDTLIEQYRDIYQPAYDLEKETRIQQSLFAEHPRLLEPLARQAGLNAVRAHIKATQKKRGRPRKARCENEGTP